A window of the Nitrospirae bacterium YQR-1 genome harbors these coding sequences:
- a CDS encoding ribbon-helix-helix domain-containing protein: protein MDIIESLEFYAQQLQVSKSWIVQQALKQYFDKYDEHLSDMRIASLSESISHEDVLKEYGLSS from the coding sequence GTGGATATAATAGAGTCACTGGAGTTTTATGCGCAACAACTTCAGGTGAGCAAAAGTTGGATTGTTCAGCAGGCCTTAAAACAGTATTTCGATAAGTACGACGAGCACTTAAGCGATATGCGAATTGCTTCTCTCTCTGAAAGTATCTCTCACGAGGATGTCCTGAAAGAGTATGGCTTATCAAGTTAA
- a CDS encoding Uma2 family endonuclease: MEALERDYDLTEIIDGEEIMGPSPFGKHQKIASKIARKIFSYTETNKLGELYFSPLDVIFEEGINRLQPDVLFIKNENSTIFQDWIRGVPDMVCEIVSPGTYKKDTATKRKIYEKYKVPEYWIVIPELQTIEILTIENGKYEQYSFAELEGVVVSKVIEGLQISITDIFG, encoded by the coding sequence ATGGAAGCATTAGAAAGGGATTATGACTTAACGGAAATCATTGACGGAGAGGAGATTATGGGGCCTAGCCCATTTGGAAAACACCAAAAAATTGCTTCAAAAATTGCACGGAAAATATTTTCTTATACAGAAACAAACAAACTGGGAGAGTTGTATTTTTCACCGCTTGACGTCATTTTTGAGGAAGGAATCAACAGGCTTCAACCCGATGTATTGTTTATAAAGAATGAAAATTCAACTATCTTTCAGGACTGGATAAGGGGCGTACCGGATATGGTATGCGAGATAGTCTCCCCCGGCACATACAAAAAAGATACCGCCACTAAGAGAAAGATATACGAAAAATATAAAGTCCCTGAATATTGGATTGTCATACCGGAATTACAGACTATCGAGATTCTAACTATTGAAAACGGTAAGTATGAGCAATACTCCTTTGCAGAACTTGAGGGTGTTGTTGTGTCTAAAGTGATAGAGGGGCTCCAAATCTCCATCACAGATATATTTGGATAA
- a CDS encoding radical SAM protein translates to MINKQHIGLVQINNSFSNQNYFPLSVGLLQSYAVAALKNPGDFHFLTPIYKNVTVEQAVSHLKDAAVAAFSLYVWNERLSLEIAAQVKKRSPHTLIIMGGPSVYENREKAAAFLRTHPYVDILCHGAGEEVFVNILENYKTSNLRNIASISYLDGGGTFVSTQCAPKAIDINTIPSPYLSGVFDPLMAANPDETWLALWETNRGCPFSCSYCQWGYNTNKKVYSFDTERLHREIDWFSSKKIEFIYCCDANFGLLPRDIEIVRYVVKNKIKFGYPKAFSVQNTKNSTEKTYEIQKALSGAGLNKGVTMSLQSLNPATLKAVNRQNISTRVFEELQNRFSTDKIETYTDVILGLPEETCESFISGVAEIIEKGQHNRIQFNNLVILDNSEMGQESYQKQYGFVVKQSQIINFHGGLAASGVTGRSETQKIVVGTNTMPPEDWLKVRAFCWTTALVYFDKLLQIPLLILHKRCNVRFRDMLELFVKGGADTPVINEINEFFTSKARDIQSGGAEYCASEAWLGIWWPADEFIFIKLCKEGTLKRFYNESKTLLLALLKERGIEPEENLLEDSLRLNHQLVKLPFQQTDYDIELNYNIWDYYRALAGGTPADLQKGGHTYRIERRTEHWSTWQQWYKEVVWYGNKKGAYLYKCLRV, encoded by the coding sequence GTGATAAATAAGCAACACATTGGGCTGGTTCAGATAAACAACAGTTTTTCCAATCAGAATTATTTTCCCCTCTCGGTGGGATTACTTCAGAGCTATGCTGTGGCCGCCCTGAAAAATCCCGGTGATTTCCATTTCCTCACGCCGATATATAAAAACGTTACTGTGGAGCAGGCGGTCTCACACCTCAAAGACGCCGCTGTTGCCGCCTTCAGCCTCTATGTCTGGAACGAACGCCTCTCTTTAGAGATAGCCGCCCAGGTTAAGAAGCGCTCCCCTCACACACTTATAATCATGGGCGGCCCCAGCGTTTACGAAAACAGGGAAAAAGCCGCTGCATTTCTGCGCACTCACCCCTATGTGGATATCCTCTGTCACGGCGCAGGGGAAGAGGTATTTGTAAATATCCTTGAAAACTATAAAACCAGCAACCTGAGAAATATTGCCTCTATCAGCTACCTTGACGGCGGCGGCACATTTGTAAGCACGCAATGCGCCCCTAAGGCCATAGACATAAACACTATCCCATCGCCGTACCTAAGCGGCGTATTTGACCCCCTTATGGCGGCCAACCCCGATGAAACATGGTTAGCCCTCTGGGAGACAAACCGCGGCTGCCCTTTTTCCTGCTCATACTGCCAGTGGGGATACAATACAAATAAAAAAGTCTATTCTTTTGACACAGAGCGGCTGCATAGGGAAATTGACTGGTTCAGCAGCAAAAAAATTGAGTTTATATACTGCTGTGACGCCAATTTCGGACTCTTACCAAGAGACATTGAGATAGTCAGGTACGTTGTGAAAAATAAAATTAAATTTGGATACCCAAAGGCATTTTCCGTGCAAAACACCAAAAACTCCACGGAAAAAACTTATGAAATACAAAAAGCACTCTCCGGCGCCGGATTGAACAAAGGGGTTACAATGTCGCTGCAATCTCTAAACCCCGCCACCCTTAAGGCGGTTAACCGGCAAAACATCTCAACCCGTGTTTTTGAAGAGCTTCAAAACCGGTTTTCAACCGATAAAATTGAAACCTACACGGATGTGATCCTGGGACTGCCCGAGGAGACATGTGAGAGTTTTATATCGGGCGTTGCAGAGATAATCGAAAAAGGCCAGCACAACCGCATACAGTTTAATAACCTCGTTATTCTTGATAACTCTGAAATGGGACAGGAGAGTTACCAAAAACAATACGGTTTTGTTGTAAAACAATCACAGATTATAAATTTCCACGGGGGTTTGGCGGCTTCCGGCGTAACGGGGCGTTCAGAGACGCAAAAAATTGTGGTCGGCACAAACACCATGCCCCCTGAGGATTGGCTGAAGGTGCGGGCGTTTTGTTGGACCACCGCCCTCGTTTATTTTGATAAACTCCTGCAGATACCGCTTCTTATACTACACAAACGCTGCAATGTCAGGTTCAGGGACATGTTGGAGCTGTTTGTCAAAGGCGGGGCCGATACGCCGGTGATAAATGAAATAAATGAGTTTTTTACATCTAAGGCACGTGATATTCAAAGTGGCGGGGCGGAGTACTGCGCATCGGAGGCGTGGCTTGGCATATGGTGGCCGGCTGATGAGTTTATTTTTATTAAACTATGCAAAGAGGGCACGCTCAAGCGGTTTTATAATGAGAGTAAAACGCTGCTTTTGGCACTGTTGAAGGAGCGCGGAATTGAACCTGAGGAAAATCTCCTTGAGGACTCTCTGCGGCTGAACCATCAGCTGGTAAAACTCCCGTTTCAGCAGACCGATTACGATATTGAGTTAAATTATAACATCTGGGATTATTACAGGGCTTTGGCTGGCGGCACTCCGGCGGATTTGCAAAAGGGTGGACATACATACCGGATAGAGCGGAGGACTGAGCATTGGAGCACATGGCAACAGTGGTACAAAGAGGTCGTCTGGTATGGTAATAAAAAAGGCGCTTACTTGTATAAATGCTTGCGTGTTTGA
- a CDS encoding NAD-dependent epimerase/dehydratase family protein: MLKEKILKSFYKKNVLVTGGTGMIGRKVIETLALAGAYIKSVSLDTLKLTADAEYVYGDLSDFNLCMELTKGMDYVFHLAGVQGNAYTSKAKPASHFVPILMINTNVLEACRINKAGKVVYVSTIGIYEEAGILRESDFRCDSKPMDFAGWAKRMGELQIGAYKTQYGMENFSIVAPAHVYGEGDNFDPEVSLVIPSLLYRLHQGRENPLIVWGDGSAERDFVYSGDVAEGIVLAMYHGTAGELVNLGSGVGTSIRALIETLNTFIPFEYVFDTTKPTGVAKRIMDISRAQNMLGYQPKTTLTEGLKTTWTWYINNPDEHLKKKNHYSDK, translated from the coding sequence ATGTTAAAAGAGAAAATTTTAAAAAGTTTCTACAAAAAAAACGTACTGGTTACCGGCGGCACCGGTATGATAGGGCGTAAGGTCATAGAGACATTGGCCTTGGCAGGGGCATATATAAAGAGCGTATCTCTGGATACGCTGAAATTAACCGCCGATGCCGAATATGTTTATGGTGATCTGTCGGATTTTAATTTGTGCATGGAACTCACTAAAGGCATGGACTATGTGTTTCATCTGGCCGGAGTCCAGGGTAACGCCTACACGTCAAAAGCAAAACCGGCAAGCCACTTTGTTCCTATCCTGATGATAAATACAAATGTGCTTGAGGCGTGCCGGATAAATAAGGCCGGTAAAGTTGTATATGTCAGCACGATAGGGATATATGAGGAGGCGGGGATTTTGCGGGAGTCGGATTTCAGGTGCGACTCCAAACCGATGGATTTTGCAGGCTGGGCAAAGAGAATGGGAGAGCTTCAGATTGGCGCCTATAAGACGCAGTACGGCATGGAGAATTTCTCAATTGTGGCGCCGGCTCATGTCTATGGCGAGGGGGATAATTTTGACCCGGAGGTAAGTCTGGTAATTCCCTCCTTACTCTACAGACTGCACCAGGGCAGGGAAAACCCGCTCATTGTATGGGGAGACGGAAGTGCCGAGCGTGACTTTGTCTATAGCGGCGACGTGGCCGAGGGCATAGTGCTGGCCATGTACCACGGCACAGCCGGAGAACTTGTAAATCTGGGAAGCGGCGTGGGAACTTCTATAAGAGCGCTTATCGAAACACTAAACACTTTTATCCCCTTTGAGTACGTCTTTGACACCACAAAACCAACCGGTGTCGCCAAAAGGATAATGGATATTTCCCGAGCACAAAACATGCTCGGCTACCAACCAAAGACCACCCTCACCGAGGGGCTTAAGACTACATGGACATGGTATATTAATAACCCCGATGAGCACTTAAAAAAGAAAAATCACTACAGTGATAAATAA